A part of Gossypium hirsutum isolate 1008001.06 chromosome A07, Gossypium_hirsutum_v2.1, whole genome shotgun sequence genomic DNA contains:
- the LOC107955461 gene encoding magnesium transporter MRS2-2 isoform X2, which translates to MTRQVYFVPAAETQVASVKKKTAVTTSWVSVDAKGQGTVLDVDKYAIMRRVQIHARDLRVLDPMLSYPSTVLGREKVIVLNLEHIKAIITAEEVLLRDPFDDNVIPIVAELKRRLPQEKDLTCQGLGEEEEEHPGLRNDINTGEENEFPFEFRALEVALEAICSFLDARTRELETDTYPALDELTSKISSRNLDHVRKLKSAMTRLTNRVQKVRDELEQLLDDDDDMADLYLSRKLAVACSPVSVSGAPNWYPSSPTIGSKISRTSRASAVTVEEDNDVEELEMLLELREYIDDTEDYINIQLDNHRNQLIQLELFLSSGTVCLSIYSLVAAIFGMNIPYTWKEGHGYMFKWVVILTGLLCTSTFTSIISYARHKGLIGS; encoded by the exons ATGACTCGACAGGTGTATTTTGTTCCGGCGGCGGAGACGCAAGTAGCTTCGGTGAAGAAGAAAACGGCGGTTACGACGAGCTGGGTTTCGGTAGATGCAAAGGGGCAAGGCACGGTTCTTGACGTCGACAAGTACGCTATAATGCGCCGCGTTCAGATCCATGCTAGAGATCTTCGTGTTCTTGATCCTATGTTATCCTATCCTTCCACCGTTTTGGGCAGAGAAAAAGTCATTGTTCTCAATTTAGAG CACATTAAAGCTATAATAACAGCAGAAGAG GTCTTGCTTAGAGATCCATTTGATGATAACGTAATACCTATTGTTGCCGAACTTAAAAGGCGATTGCCTCAAGAAAAAGATCTCACATGTCAAGGCctaggagaagaagaagaagaacatcCTGGTTTGCGTAACGATATCAACACTGGAGAAGAAAACG AATTTCCATTTGAATTCCGGGCACTGGAAGTAGCACTAGAAGCAATTTGTAGCTTTCTTGATGCGCGTACTAGAGAACTGGAGACTGATACCTATCCAGCTCTAGATGAGCTGACCTCCAag ATTAGCAGTCGTAACTTGGACCATGTGCGTAAACTGAAAAGTGCAATGACAAGACTGACAAATCGGGTTCAAAAG GTAAGAGATGAACTTGAACAACTTTTGGATGACGATGATGATATGGCAGACCTTTATTTATCGAGAAAGTTGGCAGTGGCATGCTCACCTGTAAGTGTTTCTGGTGCTCCTAATTGGTATCCGTCCTCACCAACTATAGGTTCAAAGATATCAAGAACAAGTCGGGCAAGTGCAGTGACAGTTGAGGAGGACAACGATGTCGAGGAGCTTGAAATGTTGCTTGAG CTGCGAGAATACATCGATGACACAGAAGACTATATCAATATCCAG CTTGACAATCATCGAAATCAGCTTATTCAG CTAGAGCTCTTCTTAAGTTCTGGGACTGTTTGCTTGTCTATATATTCGCTGGTTGCTGCAATCTTTGGCATGAATATTCCTTATACATGGAAAGAGGGCCATGGATACATGTTTAAATGG GTGGTCATCCTTACCGGACTACTATGCACATCGACTTTCACATCAATAATTTCTTACGCGAGGCACAAGGGTCTTATTGGGTCATGA
- the LOC107955461 gene encoding magnesium transporter MRS2-I isoform X1: MTRQVYFVPAAETQVASVKKKTAVTTSWVSVDAKGQGTVLDVDKYAIMRRVQIHARDLRVLDPMLSYPSTVLGREKVIVLNLEHIKAIITAEEVLLRDPFDDNVIPIVAELKRRLPQEKDLTCQGLGEEEEEHPGLRNDINTGEENEFPFEFRALEVALEAICSFLDARTRELETDTYPALDELTSKISSRNLDHVRKLKSAMTRLTNRVQKVRDELEQLLDDDDDMADLYLSRKLAVACSPVSVSGAPNWYPSSPTIGSKISRTSRASAVTVEEDNDVEELEMLLEAYFMQIDNTLNKLTTLREYIDDTEDYINIQLDNHRNQLIQLELFLSSGTVCLSIYSLVAAIFGMNIPYTWKEGHGYMFKWVVILTGLLCTSTFTSIISYARHKGLIGS; the protein is encoded by the exons ATGACTCGACAGGTGTATTTTGTTCCGGCGGCGGAGACGCAAGTAGCTTCGGTGAAGAAGAAAACGGCGGTTACGACGAGCTGGGTTTCGGTAGATGCAAAGGGGCAAGGCACGGTTCTTGACGTCGACAAGTACGCTATAATGCGCCGCGTTCAGATCCATGCTAGAGATCTTCGTGTTCTTGATCCTATGTTATCCTATCCTTCCACCGTTTTGGGCAGAGAAAAAGTCATTGTTCTCAATTTAGAG CACATTAAAGCTATAATAACAGCAGAAGAG GTCTTGCTTAGAGATCCATTTGATGATAACGTAATACCTATTGTTGCCGAACTTAAAAGGCGATTGCCTCAAGAAAAAGATCTCACATGTCAAGGCctaggagaagaagaagaagaacatcCTGGTTTGCGTAACGATATCAACACTGGAGAAGAAAACG AATTTCCATTTGAATTCCGGGCACTGGAAGTAGCACTAGAAGCAATTTGTAGCTTTCTTGATGCGCGTACTAGAGAACTGGAGACTGATACCTATCCAGCTCTAGATGAGCTGACCTCCAag ATTAGCAGTCGTAACTTGGACCATGTGCGTAAACTGAAAAGTGCAATGACAAGACTGACAAATCGGGTTCAAAAG GTAAGAGATGAACTTGAACAACTTTTGGATGACGATGATGATATGGCAGACCTTTATTTATCGAGAAAGTTGGCAGTGGCATGCTCACCTGTAAGTGTTTCTGGTGCTCCTAATTGGTATCCGTCCTCACCAACTATAGGTTCAAAGATATCAAGAACAAGTCGGGCAAGTGCAGTGACAGTTGAGGAGGACAACGATGTCGAGGAGCTTGAAATGTTGCTTGAG GCTTACTTTATGCAAATTGACAATACATTGAACAAATTGACCACG CTGCGAGAATACATCGATGACACAGAAGACTATATCAATATCCAG CTTGACAATCATCGAAATCAGCTTATTCAG CTAGAGCTCTTCTTAAGTTCTGGGACTGTTTGCTTGTCTATATATTCGCTGGTTGCTGCAATCTTTGGCATGAATATTCCTTATACATGGAAAGAGGGCCATGGATACATGTTTAAATGG GTGGTCATCCTTACCGGACTACTATGCACATCGACTTTCACATCAATAATTTCTTACGCGAGGCACAAGGGTCTTATTGGGTCATGA